One segment of Anser cygnoides isolate HZ-2024a breed goose chromosome 5, Taihu_goose_T2T_genome, whole genome shotgun sequence DNA contains the following:
- the ZC3H14 gene encoding zinc finger CCCH domain-containing protein 14 isoform X2, producing MVMVANKKSQEQMTEDLSLFLGNNTVRFTVWLHGVLDKLRSVTTEPTSVKSSESNIFESNLPSSKSSSCVSDERRREDVLPPLAVSSTRTERNDSRVSTSSQEQRNAASRQSSEDGSASRLMSTVKPLRELSPSEAVIDIKPEPDDLIDEDLNFVQENPLSRKKPTVTVTYGSSRPTAEIYRPPGSRSADGSVHVHRLSQQGTLQGSRQLDTQSCRSLETVQLCNPEAFGSLAESYRPTSKLSADKVGSEEESSRKRRLPVVSSVVKVKKFCNDGEEEEEEEEYGSRTGSISSSVSVPAKPERRPSLPPSKQANKNLILKAISEAQESVTKTTNYSTVPQKQTVPVAPRARISPEESQLEVIHVQSRIPTLNSQLQVEEPKEQTAEGIQGAEQKELSSRLQVDPVIEDTLQVTPDYYDAESMVHTDTRSFILKKPKLSEEIVPQNQQLGKRATEAIRVLSGRLIQTRDQLAQPEKPASPKFIVTLDGVPSPPGYLSDQEEEDMCITEGLKPVTQNICAGKGLKGLRAQQMQIVTRQLESSDVEMEQLNMLQKQEKVLERCKYWPACKNGDECVYHHPTLPCKVFPNCKFADKCLFIHPNCKYDAKCTKPDCPYTHASRRNPLPPPKPAPLPTQSLSSSSPLCKFFPACKKMECPFYHPKHCRFNTQCTRPDCTFYHPTITVPPRHALKWTRTQTSE from the exons ATGGTTATGGTGGCCAACAAGAAGAGCCAGGAGCAGATGACAGAGgacctttcccttttccttggAAACAATACTGTCAGGTTTACTGTATG GCTCCATGGTGTTTTGGATAAGCTGCGGTCTGTAACTACTG AACCAACAAGCGTAAAATCTTCAGAATCTAACATCTTTGAGAGCAACCTTCCTTCCAGCAAAAGCAGTTCATGTGTGAGTGATGAGAGGAGGCGTGAGGATGTCTTGCCACCTCTTGCAGTTTCCAGCACTCGGACAGAAAGAAATGACTCCAGAGTTTCCACCAGTTCACAGGAACAAAGAAACGCTGCTTCACG GCAGTCTTCTGAAGATGGCTCTGCATCCCGCTTAATGTCTACAGTCAAGCCTTTGAGGGAACTGTCACCTTCTGAAGCTGTAATTGACATCAAACCTGAGCCAGATGATCTAATTGATGAAGACCTAAACTTTGTGCAGGAGAACCCTTTGTCGCGGAAAAAACCTACCGTAACTGTAACTTACGGTTCTTCTCGTCCTACCGCTGAAATCTACCGGCCACCAGGCAGCAGGAGTGCAGATGGCAGTGTGCACGTGCACAGATTGTCCCAGCAGGGCACCTTGCAGGGGAGCCGGCAGTTAGACACGCAAAGCTGCAGGTCCTTGGAAACTGTCCAGCTGTGCAATCCAGAAGCATTTGGCAGCTTAGCAGAGAGCTACAGGCCCACCTCCAAACTTAGTGCTGATAAAGTAGGCAGCGAG GAAGAAAGCTCCAGGAAGAGAAGGTTGCCTGTTGTAAGCTCAGTAGTCAAAGTGAAAAAATTCTGTAATGAtggtgaagaggaggaggaggaagaagaatatGGGTCGCGAACAGGAAGCATCTCCAGCAGTGTGTCTGTACCTGCAAAGCCAGAAAGAAG ACCTTCACTTCCACCTTCCAAACAAGCCAATAAGAACTTAATACTGAAAGCAATCTCCGAAGCACAGGAATCGGTTACAAAAACAACTAATTATTCCACAG TTCCACAGAAACAAACTGTTCCAGTTGCACCAAGAGCTCGAATTAGCCCAGAAGAATCTCAGTTAGAAGTAATCCATGTGCAAAGCAGGATCCCTACTCTGAATTCTCAGCTTCAAGTAGAAGAGCCAAAGGAGCAGACAGCGGAAGGCATACAAG GAGCTGAACAAAAGGAGCTCTCTTCTCGGCTCCAGGTTGATCCTGTGATTGAGGATACCTTGCAAGTAACTCCAG ACTACTATGATGCAGAATCTATGGTCCATACAGACACTAGGTCATTTATCCTGAAGAAGCCCAAGCTATCTGAGGAAATAGTGCCACAGAATCAGCAACTGGGAAAGAGGGCCACAGAGGCAATACGAGTACTCTCAGGGCGTCTAATACAGACACg AGACCAGCTTGCACAGCCAGAGAAACCTGCTAGTCCCAAGTTCATCGTGACACTGGATGGTGTGCCCAGTCCACCAGGATACCTTTCAGAtcaagaagaggaagatatGTGCATAACTGAAGGATTAAAGCCAGTTACCCAAAATATTTGTGCAGGCAAAGGATTAAAAGGCCTTCGAGCACAGCAGATGCAGATTGTAACCAGGCAGCTAGAGAGCTCTGATG TGGAAATGGAACAATTGAACATGCTGCAGAAACAGGAGAAGGTGCTTGAGCGCTGCAAGTACTGGCCTGCTTGTAAAAATGGAGACGAGTGTGTGTACCACCACCCCACGCTACCTTGCAA AGTTTTTCCTAACTGCAAGTTTGCTGATAAATGCTTGTTCATCCATCCGAATTGTAAATACGATGCAAAGTGCACCAAGCCAGACTGCCCGTACACTCATGCCAGTCGAAGGAACCCGCTCCCGCCTCCCAAGCCAG cACCACTACCCACACAGTCTTTATCCTCCAGTAGTCCGCTGTGCAAGTTTTTTCCTGCCTGTAAGAAAATGGAATGTCCATTTTACCACCCAAAA CATTGTAGGTTTAATACCCAGTGCACAAGACCAGACTGCACTTTCTACCATCCAACTATTACTGTACCTCCACGCCATGCCTTGAAATGGACTCGAACCCAAACCAG TGAATGA
- the ZC3H14 gene encoding zinc finger CCCH domain-containing protein 14 isoform X1, whose amino-acid sequence MEIGTEISRKIRGAIKGKLQELGAYVDEELPDYIMVMVANKKSQEQMTEDLSLFLGNNTVRFTVWLHGVLDKLRSVTTEPTSVKSSESNIFESNLPSSKSSSCVSDERRREDVLPPLAVSSTRTERNDSRVSTSSQEQRNAASRQSSEDGSASRLMSTVKPLRELSPSEAVIDIKPEPDDLIDEDLNFVQENPLSRKKPTVTVTYGSSRPTAEIYRPPGSRSADGSVHVHRLSQQGTLQGSRQLDTQSCRSLETVQLCNPEAFGSLAESYRPTSKLSADKVGSEEESSRKRRLPVVSSVVKVKKFCNDGEEEEEEEEYGSRTGSISSSVSVPAKPERRPSLPPSKQANKNLILKAISEAQESVTKTTNYSTVPQKQTVPVAPRARISPEESQLEVIHVQSRIPTLNSQLQVEEPKEQTAEGIQGAEQKELSSRLQVDPVIEDTLQVTPDYYDAESMVHTDTRSFILKKPKLSEEIVPQNQQLGKRATEAIRVLSGRLIQTRDQLAQPEKPASPKFIVTLDGVPSPPGYLSDQEEEDMCITEGLKPVTQNICAGKGLKGLRAQQMQIVTRQLESSDVEMEQLNMLQKQEKVLERCKYWPACKNGDECVYHHPTLPCKVFPNCKFADKCLFIHPNCKYDAKCTKPDCPYTHASRRNPLPPPKPAPLPTQSLSSSSPLCKFFPACKKMECPFYHPKHCRFNTQCTRPDCTFYHPTITVPPRHALKWTRTQTSE is encoded by the exons ATGAAGAACTCCCTGATTATATTATGGTTATGGTGGCCAACAAGAAGAGCCAGGAGCAGATGACAGAGgacctttcccttttccttggAAACAATACTGTCAGGTTTACTGTATG GCTCCATGGTGTTTTGGATAAGCTGCGGTCTGTAACTACTG AACCAACAAGCGTAAAATCTTCAGAATCTAACATCTTTGAGAGCAACCTTCCTTCCAGCAAAAGCAGTTCATGTGTGAGTGATGAGAGGAGGCGTGAGGATGTCTTGCCACCTCTTGCAGTTTCCAGCACTCGGACAGAAAGAAATGACTCCAGAGTTTCCACCAGTTCACAGGAACAAAGAAACGCTGCTTCACG GCAGTCTTCTGAAGATGGCTCTGCATCCCGCTTAATGTCTACAGTCAAGCCTTTGAGGGAACTGTCACCTTCTGAAGCTGTAATTGACATCAAACCTGAGCCAGATGATCTAATTGATGAAGACCTAAACTTTGTGCAGGAGAACCCTTTGTCGCGGAAAAAACCTACCGTAACTGTAACTTACGGTTCTTCTCGTCCTACCGCTGAAATCTACCGGCCACCAGGCAGCAGGAGTGCAGATGGCAGTGTGCACGTGCACAGATTGTCCCAGCAGGGCACCTTGCAGGGGAGCCGGCAGTTAGACACGCAAAGCTGCAGGTCCTTGGAAACTGTCCAGCTGTGCAATCCAGAAGCATTTGGCAGCTTAGCAGAGAGCTACAGGCCCACCTCCAAACTTAGTGCTGATAAAGTAGGCAGCGAG GAAGAAAGCTCCAGGAAGAGAAGGTTGCCTGTTGTAAGCTCAGTAGTCAAAGTGAAAAAATTCTGTAATGAtggtgaagaggaggaggaggaagaagaatatGGGTCGCGAACAGGAAGCATCTCCAGCAGTGTGTCTGTACCTGCAAAGCCAGAAAGAAG ACCTTCACTTCCACCTTCCAAACAAGCCAATAAGAACTTAATACTGAAAGCAATCTCCGAAGCACAGGAATCGGTTACAAAAACAACTAATTATTCCACAG TTCCACAGAAACAAACTGTTCCAGTTGCACCAAGAGCTCGAATTAGCCCAGAAGAATCTCAGTTAGAAGTAATCCATGTGCAAAGCAGGATCCCTACTCTGAATTCTCAGCTTCAAGTAGAAGAGCCAAAGGAGCAGACAGCGGAAGGCATACAAG GAGCTGAACAAAAGGAGCTCTCTTCTCGGCTCCAGGTTGATCCTGTGATTGAGGATACCTTGCAAGTAACTCCAG ACTACTATGATGCAGAATCTATGGTCCATACAGACACTAGGTCATTTATCCTGAAGAAGCCCAAGCTATCTGAGGAAATAGTGCCACAGAATCAGCAACTGGGAAAGAGGGCCACAGAGGCAATACGAGTACTCTCAGGGCGTCTAATACAGACACg AGACCAGCTTGCACAGCCAGAGAAACCTGCTAGTCCCAAGTTCATCGTGACACTGGATGGTGTGCCCAGTCCACCAGGATACCTTTCAGAtcaagaagaggaagatatGTGCATAACTGAAGGATTAAAGCCAGTTACCCAAAATATTTGTGCAGGCAAAGGATTAAAAGGCCTTCGAGCACAGCAGATGCAGATTGTAACCAGGCAGCTAGAGAGCTCTGATG TGGAAATGGAACAATTGAACATGCTGCAGAAACAGGAGAAGGTGCTTGAGCGCTGCAAGTACTGGCCTGCTTGTAAAAATGGAGACGAGTGTGTGTACCACCACCCCACGCTACCTTGCAA AGTTTTTCCTAACTGCAAGTTTGCTGATAAATGCTTGTTCATCCATCCGAATTGTAAATACGATGCAAAGTGCACCAAGCCAGACTGCCCGTACACTCATGCCAGTCGAAGGAACCCGCTCCCGCCTCCCAAGCCAG cACCACTACCCACACAGTCTTTATCCTCCAGTAGTCCGCTGTGCAAGTTTTTTCCTGCCTGTAAGAAAATGGAATGTCCATTTTACCACCCAAAA CATTGTAGGTTTAATACCCAGTGCACAAGACCAGACTGCACTTTCTACCATCCAACTATTACTGTACCTCCACGCCATGCCTTGAAATGGACTCGAACCCAAACCAG TGAATGA